One window from the genome of Pyrus communis chromosome 16, drPyrComm1.1, whole genome shotgun sequence encodes:
- the LOC137721028 gene encoding cytosolic calcium-binding protein 1-like, which translates to MGGCASKPKEFDTPRPEALPSETTSPKKADGPQEGEATTTSTTATTTEAAKQEETTNEAPLIDLSKPKEEEAEAAAAPAVAAEAEVVATKKPKEEAEVAVKQLAEINLVEAVKETKEKELVEEPAPKAKEEKPAADIKPKATEEDVAKAAAPVASEDKAKDAPLVTV; encoded by the coding sequence ATGGGAGGCTGTGCGAGCAAGCCAAAGGAGTTCGACACCCCTCGCCCAGAGGCCCTCCCCAGCGAGACCACCAGCCCCAAGAAGGCTGATGGTCCTCAGGAGGGCGAGGCCACTACTACTAGCACCACTGCTACTACCACCGAGGCTGCAAAACAAGAGGAGACCACCAATGAAGCACCATTGATAGACCTCTCAAAGCCAAAGGAAGAGGAGGCTGAGGCTGCGGCCGCACCTGCTGTTGCGGCAGAGGCTGAGGTGGTAGCAACCAAGAAGCCAAAAGAGGAAGCGGAAGTTGCTGTCAAGCAACTAGCGGAGATCAATCTCGTTGAGGCTGTGAAGGAGACCAAGGAGAAAGAGCTGGTGGAGGAGCCTGCACCGAAGGCGAAAGAAGAGAAGCCAGCGGCGGATATCAAACCAAAGGCCACAGAGGAGGATGTAGCAAAGGCAGCAGCTCCTGTCGCCTCAGAGGACAAGGCTAAAGATGCACCTCTTGTCACTGTTTAA
- the LOC137720255 gene encoding UNC93-like protein 1, with protein MVSEGVEESGGTEVPQSKFRYNSPFVQVSLIGLVCFCCPGMFMALAGMGGGGQVDPTASNNASTALYATFAVFGILGGGIYNIRGPRLTLLSACSTYVLYAGSFLYYNHHKHQAFAIVAGAILGIGAGLLWAGQGAIMTSYPPPNRKGTYVSIFWSIFSMGGVIGGLIPFILNYHRSEAASVNDATYIGFMIFMSIGTLLSLGILPASKVVRDDGTKCTDIQYSDVTTEAIEIAKLFTNWQMLLIIPAAWSSNFFYTYQFNNVNQIMFNLRTRGLNNVLYWGAQMLGSVGIGYVMDFSFKSRRMRGFAGISVVGVLGTTIWIGGLVNQLNYSRSDLPEKLDFKDSGSAFAGPFVLYFSFGLLDAMFQSMVYWVIGALADNSEILSRYVGFYKGIQSAGAAVAWQVDTRKASFLSQLVTNFALNTVSYPLLVVLILLAVKDEGKADVEEFTKEKVAETVASEK; from the exons ATGGTTTCCGAAGGAGTGGAAGAATCGGGAGGCACGGAGGTGCCCCAGTCGAAATTCAGGTACAACTCGCCGTTTGTCCAAGTGAGTTTGATCGGATTGGTCTGTTTCTGCTGCCCTGGCATGTTCATGGCCCTCGCTGGCATGGGCGGCGGAGGCCAGGTCGACCCGACTGCCTCCAACAACGCCTCCACCGCCCTCTATGCCACCTTCGCCGTCTTCGGCATCCTCGGTGGCGGCATCTACAATATCCGCGGCCCCCGCCTCACTCTCCTCTCCGCCTGCTCCACCTACGTCCTCTACGCCGGCTCTTTCCTCTACTACAACCACCACAAGCACCAGGCTTTCGCTATTGTCGCCGGAGCAATCCTCGGAATCGGCGCCGGCCTCCTCTGGGCCGGCCAAGGCGCCATCATGACGTCATACCCTCCCCCGAACCGAAAGGGGACATACGTCTcgattttctggagcattttcAGCATGGGTGGCGTCATCGGTGGACTAATTCCCTTCATCCTTAATTACCACCGGAGCGAAGCGGCTTCCGTCAACGACGCAACTTACATTGGGTTCATGATTTTCATGTCCATTGGGACTCTTTTATCCCTCGGTATCCTGCCCGCCAGCAAAGTTGTCCGGGACGACGGGACTAAATGTACGGACATTCAGTACTCAGATGTTACGACTGAGGCCATTGAGATTGCCAAGCTGTTTACAAATTGGCAAATGCTTCTTATAATCCCGGCTGCTTGGTCGAGCAATTTTTTCTACACCTACCAGTTCAACAACGTCAATCAAATTATGTTTAATCTGAGGACTAGAGGATTGAACAATGTGTTGTACTGGGGAGCGCAAATGTTGGGGTCCGTCGGGATTGGATACGTTATGGATTTCAGCTTCAAGAGCAGGAGGATGAGGGGCTTCGCGGGCATTTCAGTGGTTGGTGTTCTCGGGACTACAATTTGGATTGGCGGACTTGTCAACCAGCTCAACTACTCTCGCAGTGATTTGCCTGAGAAGTTGGATTTTAAGGACTCCGGCTCTGCTTTCGCAGGACCCTTCGTGTTGTATTTTAGTTTTGGGCTGCTTGATGCCATGTTCCAGAGCATGGTTTACTGGGTCATTGGAGCCTTGGCTGATAACTCTGAAATTCTAAGCAG GTATGTTGGATTCTACAAGGGAATACAGAGTGCAGGGGCAGCAGTTGCTTGGCAAGTCGACACGCGCAAGGCATCCTTCCTCTCCCAATTGGTTACCAATTTCGCGCTCAACACCGTGAGTTATCCGCTGCTCGTGGTTCTGATCTTGCTGGCCGTGAAGGATGAAGGTAAGGCTGATGTGGAGGAATTTACCAAGGAGAAGGTTGCTGAGACTGTAGCCTCAGAGAAGTGA
- the LOC137720009 gene encoding DNA-binding protein BIN4-like, with product MSTSREESPDWLRSFQVPETLSSVELSSDSEASLNGVPSGEDKTDSAELSPHKSSKLSDEDENSGKVLGESAAESPSDKKLKRNSPKQRKKVEDQKPLKKKKLEISKEREGNSDDVEVAEAEVAEEEASGKHIEPHVSTSRLPLVLSEKVQRSKALVECEGESIDLSGDMGAVGRLIISDSKSADPEMYLDLKGTIYKTTIVPSRTFCVVSFGQSEAKIEAIMNDFIQLKPQSNVDEAETMVEGTLDGFSFDSEDEGDKLPKATPQQADQNEDAEEQTKGATMAKAKKASTVVRKRAKPAGGKPQPAKKPRKKPQVSKKAKGKK from the exons ATGAGCACGTCGAGGGAGGAGTCGCCAGATTGGCTGCGGTCTTTCCAG GTACCGGAAACTCTTTCATCGGTGGAATTATCCTCAGATTCCGAGGCTTCACTGAATGGCGTTCCTTCGGGGGAGGATAAAACTGATTCCGCAGAATTGTCTCCACACAAATCTTCTAAACTTTCTGATGAAGATGAGAATTCGGGTAAAGTTCTTGGGGAAAGTGCTGCAGAGTCTCCATCCGATAAGAAGTTAAAACGAAACTCtccaaaacaaaggaaaaaagtAGAAGATCAGAAACCCctgaaaaagaagaaacttgAGATATCCAAGGAAAGAGAAG GAAACAGTGATGATGTGGAAGTTGCAGAGGCAGAAGTTGCAGAGGAAGAAGCATCTGGCAAGCACATTGAGCCTCAT GTCTCCACCTCAAGGTTGCCCTTGGTGCTCTCTGAAAAAGTCCAACGCTCAAAG gcaCTTGTtgagtgtgaaggagaatccaTAGATTTGAGTGGTGATATGGGTGCTGTAGGACGGCTAATTATTTCAGATTCCAAATCTGCAGATCCTGAAATGTACCTTGATTTGAAAG GAACCATATACAAAACAACAATAGTTCCTTCCAGGACATTTTGTGTT gtTAGCTTTGGTCAGTCGGAGGCAAAG ATTGAAGCTATCATGAATGACTTCATTCAGCTGAAACCACAATCAAATGTTGATGAAGCTGAAACAATGGTTGAAG GAACCCTAGATGGATTCTCGTTTGATTCAGAAGATGAGGGTGACAAACTTCCTAAAGCCACTCCTCAACAAGCTGATCAAAACGAGGATGCTGAAGAACAAACTAAGGGGGCAACCATGGCGAAGGCTAAGAAAGCATCG ACTGTTGTAAGGAAGAGAGCTAAACCTGCCGGAGGGAAGCCACAACCAGCAAAGAAACCAAGAAAGAAACCTCAAGTTTCCAAGAAGGCCAAGGGCAAGAAATGA
- the LOC137720538 gene encoding UNC93-like protein 1, translating to MVSEGVEESGGTEVPQSKFRYNSPFVQVSLIGLVCFCCPGMFNALSGMGGGGQVDPTASNNASTALYTTFAVFGILGGGIYNILGPRLTLLSACSTYVLYAGSFLYYNHHKHQAFAIVAGAILGIGAGLLWAGQGAIMTSYPPPNRKGTYISIFWSIFNMGGVIGGLIPFILNYHRSEAASVNDATYIGFMIFMSIGTLLSLGILPPSKVVRDDGTKCTDIQYSDVTTEAIEIAKLFTNWQMLLIIPAAWSSNFFYTYQFNNVNQIMFNLRTRGLNNVFYWGAQMLGSVGIGYVMDFSFKSRRMRGFAGISVVGVLGTTIWIGGLVNQLNYSRSDLPEKLDFKDSGSAFAGPFVLYFSFGLLDAMFQSMVYWVIGALADNSEILSRYVGFYKGIQSAGAAVAWQVDTRKASFLSQLVTNFALNTVSYPLLVVLILLAVKDEGMADVEEFTKEKVAETVASEK from the exons ATGGTTTCCGAAGGAGTGGAAGAATCGGGAGGCACGGAGGTGCCCCAGTCGAAATTCAGGTACAACTCGCCGTTTGTCCAAGTGAGTTTGATCGGATTGGTCTGTTTCTGCTGCCCTGGCATGTTCAACGCCCTCTCTGGCATGGGCGGCGGAGGCCAGGTCGACCCGACTGCCTCCAACAACGCCTCCACCGCCCTCTATACCACCTTCGCCGTCTTCGGCATCCTCGGTGGCGGCATCTACAATATCCTCGGCCCCCGCCTCACTCTCCTCTCCGCCTGCTCCACCTACGTCCTCTACGCCGGCTCTTTCCTCTACTACAACCACCACAAGCACCAGGCTTTCGCTATTGTCGCCGGAGCAATCCTCGGAATCGGCGCCGGCCTCCTCTGGGCCGGCCAAGGCGCCATCATGACGTCATACCCTCCCCCGAACCGAAAGGGGACATACATCTcgattttctggagcattttcAACATGGGTGGCGTCATCGGTGGACTAATTCCCTTCATCCTTAATTACCACCGGAGCGAAGCGGCTTCCGTCAACGACGCAACTTACATTGGGTTCATGATTTTCATGTCCATTGGGACTCTTTTATCCCTCGGTATCCTGCCCCCCAGCAAAGTTGTCCGGGACGACGGGACTAAATGTACGGACATTCAGTACTCAGATGTTACGACTGAGGCCATTGAGATTGCCAAGCTGTTTACAAATTGGCAAATGCTTCTTATAATCCCGGCTGCTTGGTCGAGCAATTTTTTCTACACGTACCAGTTCAACAACGTCAATCAAATTATGTTTAATCTGAGGACTAGAGGATTGAACAATGTGTTCTACTGGGGAGCGCAAATGTTGGGGTCCGTCGGGATTGGATACGTTATGGATTTCAGCTTCAAGAGCAGGAGGATGAGGGGTTTCGCAGGCATTTCAGTGGTTGGTGTTCTCGGGACTACAATTTGGATTGGCGGACTTGTCAACCAGCTCAACTACTCTCGCAGTGATTTGCCTGAGAAATTGGATTTTAAGGACTCTGGCTCTGCTTTCGCAGGACCGTTCGTGTTGTATTTTAGTTTTGGGCTGCTTGATGCCATGTTCCAGAGCATGGTTTACTGGGTCATTGGAGCCTTGGCTGATAACTCTGAAATTCTAAGCAG GTATGTTGGATTCTACAAGGGAATACAGAGTGCAGGGGCAGCAGTTGCTTGGCAAGTCGACACGCGCAAGGCATCCTTCCTCTCCCAATTGGTTACCAATTTCGCGCTCAACACCGTGAGTTATCCGCTGCTCGTGGTTCTGATCTTGCTGGCCGTGAAGGATGAAGGTATGGCTGATGTGGAGGAATTTACCAAGGAGAAGGTTGCTGAGACTGTAGCCTCAGAGAAGTGA
- the LOC137721026 gene encoding uncharacterized protein, producing MDAHFAKSVPVPLILLSLFPIFVFCSFSTVQSDHESSTIINLRLPSDATSADRCSALLESPLSRPMCPVNCFRPDPVCGVDGVTYWCGCQEAQCAGVKVAKLGFCEVGSGGSAGPLSAQALLLVHIVWLIVLGFSVLFGLF from the coding sequence ATGGATGCCCATTTCGCGAAATCGGTACCTGTCCCCCTCATCCTCCTAAGCCTCTTCCCAATCTTTGTCTTCTGTTCCTTTTCCACAGTTCAATCCGACCACGAATCATCAACGATCATTAATCTCCGATTGCCCTCAGATGCCACGTCTGCGGATCGATGCAGCGCACTACTGGAGTCACCCTTGTCCCGCCCCATGTGTCCGGTAAACTGCTTTAGACCTGACCCGGTGTGTGGGGTGGACGGGGTGACCTACTGGTGTGGGTGCCAAGAGGCACAGTGTGCCGGTGTCAAAGTggcaaaattagggttttgtgaaGTTGGCAGTGGGGGTTCTGCAGGCCCTCTCTCCGCTCAGGCGCTGCTTTTGGTTCACATTGTTTGGCTGATCGTCCTCGGCTTCTCGGTTCTTTTCGGGCTTTTCTGA
- the LOC137719430 gene encoding probable ribonuclease P/MRP protein subunit POP5, translating into MVGFKNRYMVVEVILDPNRELVRKDPVIITSYNVTKAIRDSILVNFGECGLASSLGSFQVKYVNDITRMCIIRASRDEYQKVWAAITMVRSIADCPVLFNLLDLSGSIKACKETALKCDESKFEQHKLLVGSNLSAQDTQKMQYYLDKIKGLEH; encoded by the exons ATGGTGGGATTTAAGAACAGGTATATGGTAGTGGAGGTTATCTTGGATCCTAATAGAGAACTGGTGAGAAAAGATCCTGTTATCATTACCTCGTACAATGTCACGAAAGCTATCCGAGACAGCATTCTGGTAAATTTTGGGGAGTGCGGTCTGGCTTCGTCACTTGGATCATTCCAAG TCAAGTATGTGAATGACATTACGAGAATGTGTATCATTAGAGCTTCAAGGGATGAATATCAGAAAGTGTGGGCTGCAATTACCATGGTCAGGAGCATTGCAGATTGCCCGGTTCTATTTAATTTGTTGGACCTAAGCG GAAGTATCAAAGCTTGTAAAGAAACCGCATTGAAGTGTGATGAATCAAAATTTGAACAGCACAAGCTGCTTGTTGGATCTAATCTGTCGGCTCAAGATACTCAAAAAATGCAGTACTATCTTGACAAGATCAAAGGCCTGGAGCACTAA
- the LOC137720010 gene encoding pathogenesis-related thaumatin-like protein 3.5 — protein sequence MPFTARPQTFLRFFYILVPFFISLSYSATFTITNNCPETIWPGTLAASGTPQLPTTGFRLDPGQSVKLPSTPGWSGRIWARTGCTFDELGAGTCQTGDCGGRLECGGSGATPPASLFEITLGNGNGLDFYDVSIVDGYNLPLIAAPRGVFGACNATGCVSDINAGCPKELQVVGGGSEGSVIGCKSACEAFGLDQYCCSGQFANPTTCQPSNYSTIFKRACPRAYSYAFDDGTSTFTCKAFDYAIFFCPNGGTRNSDDALAPPRYEVLGSRKVVQMVYSSSNRLLPVPLLILLLIVYILS from the exons ATGCCATTTACAGCGAGACCTCAAACTTTTCTTCGCTTCTTTTACATCCTCGTTCCTTTTTTCATCTCTTTATCGTACTCTGCCACATTCACTATAACAAACAACTGCCCGGAAACCATCTGGCCTGGTACATTAGCGGCTTCTGGCACCCCTCAGCTCCCAACAACGGGGTTTCGGTTGGACCCCGGCCAGAGTGTGAAACTTCCTTCTACTCCAGGATGGTCAGGGCGTATATGGGCTAGGACAGGTTGCACATTCGATGAGCTGGGAGCTGGCACGTGTCAAACCGGCGACTGCGGAGGCAGGCTGGAATGTGGTGGCAGTGGTGCCACTCCACCAGCCTCGCTATTTGAGATAACTCTTGGCAACGGAAATGGTTTAGATTTCTACGACGTCAGCATTGTAGACGGCTACAATCTGCCCCTCATTGCCGCCCCACGCGGCGTGTTTGGTGCATGTAATGCCACCGGCTGCGTTTCAGATATCAACGCAG GTTGCCCGAAAGAGCTTCAGGTGGTGGGAGGAGGAAGCGAAGGGAGCGTGATTGGATGCAAGAGCGCCTGCGAGGCATTTGGTTTGGACCAGTACTGCTGCAGCGGACAGTTTGCTAACCCGACGACATGCCAGCCTTCCAATTATTCCACCATTTTCAAAAGAGCTTGTCCAAGAGCTTACAGTTATGCTTTTGATGATGGCACAAGCACTTTTACATGCAAGGCTTTTGATTACGCCATTTTCTTCTGCCCCAACGGCGG GACTAGAAATTCAGATGATGCGTTAGCTCCTCCAAGATATGAAGTGCTTGGAAGTAGGAAGGTTGTGCAGATGGTTTATTCTTCTTCGAACAGGCTCTTACCAGTTCCGCTGCTAATCCTTCTTCTCATCGTCTACATTTTATCTTGA
- the LOC137721518 gene encoding UNC93-like protein 1 produces the protein MGVEGVEESGGTEVLQSKFRYNSPFVQVSLIGSVCFCCPGMFNALSGMGGGGQVDPTASNNASTALFTTFAIFGILGGGIYNILGPRLTLLSACSTYVLYAGSFLYYNHQKHQAFAIVAGAILGVGAGLLWAGQGSIMTSYPPPNRKGTYISIFWSIYNMGGVIGGLIPFVLNYNRSKAASVNDATYIGFMVFMSIGTLLSLAILPPSKIVRDDGTKCTDIQYSDVTTEAIEIAKLFTNWKMLLIIPAAWSSIFFYTYLFNNVNKVMFNLRTRGLNNVFYWGAEIFGSIGIGYVMDFSFKSRRTRGFVGISVVGVLGTAIWIGGLANQLNYSRSDLPEKLDFKDSGSAFAGPFVLYFSFGLLDAMFQSMVFWVIGALADNSEILSRYVGFYTGIQSAGAAVAWQVDTHKASFLSQLVMNFALYTVSYPLLVVLILLAVKDEGC, from the exons AGGCACGGAGGTGCTCCAATCGAAATTCAGGTACAACTCGCCTTTTGTTCAAGTGAGTCTCATCGGATCGGTCTGTTTCTGCTGCCCTGGCATGTTCAACGCCCTCTCCGGCATGGGCGGCGGAGGCCAGGTCGATCCGACTGCCTCCAACAACGCCTCCACCGCCCTCTTCACCACCTTCGCCATCTTCGGCATCCTCGGCGGCGGCATCTACAACATCCTCGGCCCCCGCCTTACCCTCCTCTCCGCCTGCTCCACCTACGTCCTCTACGCCGGCTCATTCCTCTACTACAACCACCAGAAGCACCAGGCTTTCGCTATTGTCGCCGGAGCAATCCTCGGAGTCGGCGCCGGCCTCCTCTGGGCAGGCCAAGGTTCCATCATGACGTCCTACCCTCCCCCGAATCGAAAGGGGACATACATCTcgattttctggagcatttacAATATGGGTGGCGTCATCGGAGGACTAATTCCGTTTGTTCTTAATTACAACCGGAGCAAAGCGGCTTCCGTCAACGATGCAACTTACATTGGGTTCATGGTTTTCATGTCCATCGGGACTCTTTTATCCCTCGCTATCCTGCCTCCCAGCAAAATTGTCCGGGACGACGGGACTAAATGTACGGACATTCAGTACTCAGATGTTACGACTGAGGCCATTGAGATTGCCAAGCTGTTTACAAACTGGAAAATGCTTCTTATAATCCCGGCTGCTTGGTCGAGCATTTTTTTCTACACCTACCTATTCAACAACGTCAATAAAGTTATGTTTAATCTGAGGACTAGAGGATTGAACAATGTGTTCTACTGGGGAGCGGAGATTTTTGGGTCCATTGGGATTGGATACGTTATGGATTTCAGCTTCAAAAGCAGGAGGACTAGGGGTTTCGTGGGCATTTCGGTTGTTGGTGTCCTCGGGACTGCAATTTGGATTGGCGGACTTGCCAACCAGCTCAACTACTCTCGAAGCGATTTGCCTGAGAAGTTGGATTTTAAGGACTCCGGCTCTGCTTTCGCAGGACCGTTCGTGTTGTATTTTAGTTTCGGGTTGCTTGATGCCATGTTCCAGAGCATGGTTTTCTGGGTCATTGGAGCCTTGGCTGATAACTCTGAAATTCTAAGCAG GTATGTTGGATTCTACACGGGAATACAGAGTGCAGGGGCAGCAGTTGCTTGGCAAGTCGATACGCACAAGGCATCCTTCCTCTCACAATTGGTTATGAATTTCGCGCTTTACACTGTGAGTTATCCACTGCTGGTGGTTCTGATCTTGCTGGCCGTGAAGGATGAAGGTTGCTGA
- the LOC137720011 gene encoding uncharacterized protein: MEVDGNSVVAGPTNVVYLSTILGRDGSNPVHKCDWKCQNEHVCANMYLCKLTGATHICDKNCDQRIVYDNHSSLCRASRKIFPLTQVEEQAVRGVRRKLESENSSADSCSSKRRRDAQLHPSPFERSFTTASLICSKVGDGMDMS; encoded by the coding sequence ATGGAGGTGGATGGCAATTCTGTGGTGGCAGGACCAACGAATGTTGTTTATCTGTCGACAATTTTGGGCCGTGATGGGTCAAATCCTGTGCACAAATGTGACTGGAAATGTCAGAACGAGCACGTCTGCGCGAATATGTACCTCTGCAAGCTAACTGGAGCCACTCACATCTGTGACAAAAACTGTGATCAGAGGATTGTGTATGATAACCATAGCTCCCTTTGCCGGGCAAGCCGAAAGATTTTCCCCCTTACACAAGTAGAGGAACAGGCTGTGAGAGGGGTCCGGAGGAAGCTCGAGTCGGAGAACTCTTCTGCAGACAGTTGCTCTTCTAAGCGCAGACGGGATGCCCAGCTCCATCCTTCTCCCTTCGAGCGATCCTTCACTACTGCCAGTCTGATCTGCAGCAAAGTTGGAGATGGCATGGATATGAGCTAG